Proteins encoded together in one Catellatospora citrea window:
- a CDS encoding alpha-E domain-containing protein, with protein sequence MLSRIAESLYWIGRYVERAEDTARILDVHLHRMLQDPWTDEEQACRSLLAVMGLPLGPEESASLPGVVERLGLDLTSTSSVLGALAAARENARGARETVSAEMWECLNTTWLGLAGSRRRIEEGGVHQFFTWVRERCSVLAGLADATMSRDEGWLFLVLGRSVERVDMTARLLSTHTRAGGSIPNWLTLLRSCGAWETYLRTYRGSLSDRHAAEFLLLDRLFPRSILAALVTAESCLAELEPTGGTTRTGRVGVGTDAQRILGRARTDLAYRAPEELLADLGPVLSGLERTCSQVNDAVSARYFRQTAAVHWQAGAVA encoded by the coding sequence ATGCTGAGCCGGATCGCCGAATCGCTCTACTGGATCGGGCGCTACGTCGAACGCGCCGAGGACACCGCCCGCATCCTCGACGTGCACCTGCACCGGATGCTGCAGGACCCGTGGACCGACGAGGAGCAGGCCTGCCGGTCCCTGCTGGCGGTCATGGGACTGCCCCTCGGCCCCGAGGAGAGCGCCAGCCTGCCGGGCGTCGTGGAACGCCTCGGCCTCGACCTGACCAGCACCAGCTCGGTGCTGGGCGCGCTGGCCGCGGCCCGGGAGAACGCCCGCGGCGCGCGCGAGACGGTCAGCGCCGAGATGTGGGAGTGCCTCAACACCACCTGGCTGGGCCTGGCCGGCTCGCGCCGCCGCATCGAGGAGGGCGGCGTGCACCAGTTCTTCACCTGGGTACGCGAGCGCTGCTCGGTGCTGGCCGGGCTCGCCGACGCCACCATGAGCCGCGACGAGGGCTGGCTGTTCCTGGTGCTGGGCCGCAGCGTGGAACGGGTCGACATGACCGCGCGGCTGCTGTCCACGCACACCCGCGCGGGCGGCAGCATCCCGAACTGGCTGACCCTGCTGCGCTCGTGCGGGGCGTGGGAGACCTACCTGCGCACCTACCGCGGCTCGCTCAGCGACCGGCACGCCGCCGAGTTCCTGCTGCTCGACCGGCTGTTCCCGCGCTCGATCCTGGCCGCGCTGGTCACCGCCGAGTCCTGCCTGGCCGAGCTGGAGCCGACCGGCGGCACCACCCGCACCGGCCGGGTCGGCGTGGGCACAGACGCCCAGCGCATCCTCGGCCGCGCCCGCACCGACCTGGCCTACCGCGCCCCCGAGGAACTGCTCGCCGACCTCGGCCCCGTCCTGTCCGGCCTGGAACGCACCTGCTCCCAGGTCAACGACGCGGTCTCGGCCCGCTACTTCCGCCAGACCGCCGCCGTCCACTGGCAGGCCGGAGCGGTGGCATGA
- a CDS encoding transglutaminase family protein has translation MTISGPGWRLQIRHRTGFQYGGPVASSYNEARMSPSSEARQTVLDDRVSVWPTARTYRYQDYWGTTVTSFDVQVPHEVLEVIADATVETSGPATLRTDGPTWAELTDPDDVDRWQELLLPTPRTALDEELGALAAQLRAAHRPDEAALAVFDLVRREVEYTPGATGVMTDAVHVWRQKQGVCQDISHLSVALLRAMGLPARYVSGYLHPTPNAPLGKPVTGQSHAWVEWWSGEWHAYDPTNGVPVGERHVVVGRGRDYGDVPPLKGVYAGPSNTGQSVEVTLTRVR, from the coding sequence ATGACGATCTCGGGGCCGGGGTGGCGGTTGCAGATTCGGCATCGGACGGGGTTTCAGTACGGGGGGCCGGTGGCTTCGTCGTACAACGAGGCGCGGATGTCGCCCAGCTCGGAGGCGCGGCAGACGGTGCTCGACGACCGGGTCAGCGTGTGGCCCACCGCGCGGACCTACCGCTACCAGGACTACTGGGGCACCACGGTGACCTCGTTCGACGTGCAGGTGCCGCACGAGGTGCTGGAGGTGATCGCCGACGCGACCGTGGAGACCTCCGGCCCGGCCACGCTGCGCACCGACGGCCCGACGTGGGCGGAACTGACCGACCCGGACGACGTCGACCGCTGGCAGGAACTGCTGCTGCCGACCCCGCGCACCGCACTGGACGAGGAGCTGGGCGCGCTGGCCGCGCAACTGCGGGCCGCGCACCGCCCCGACGAGGCGGCGCTGGCCGTGTTCGACCTGGTCCGGCGAGAGGTGGAGTACACGCCGGGGGCGACCGGGGTGATGACCGACGCCGTGCACGTGTGGCGGCAGAAGCAGGGCGTCTGCCAGGACATCTCGCACTTGTCCGTGGCGCTGCTCCGCGCCATGGGCCTGCCCGCGCGGTACGTCTCCGGCTACCTGCACCCGACCCCGAACGCGCCGCTGGGCAAGCCGGTGACCGGGCAGAGCCACGCGTGGGTGGAATGGTGGTCGGGGGAGTGGCACGCGTACGACCCGACGAACGGCGTACCGGTCGGGGAGCGGCACGTGGTCGTCGGCCGCGGCCGCGACTACGGCGACGTGCCCCCGCTCAAGGGCGTCTACGCGGGCCCGTCGAACACGGGCCAGTCCGTCGAGGTCACCCTGACCCGGGTGCGGTGA
- a CDS encoding GuaB1 family IMP dehydrogenase-related protein, with product MRFLSGAQPAHDLTYSDVFMAPSRSEVGSRMEVDLSTADGTGCTIPIVVANMTAIAGRRMAETVSRRGGLAVIPQDIPSAVVTEVIGWVKQRHLVHDTAITLRPHETVGDAIHLLPKRAHGAVVVVDEQGRPVGLVVESDTMGVDRFSQVRDVMSTELLTVPATASPREAFDILNQARRKVAPVVDHEGRLAGITTRQGALRATLYTPALDEKGRLRVAAAIGINGDVAGKAAELLAGGVDVLVVDTAHGHQERMINALRAVRSVDPQIPIVAGNVVTAEGVRDLVDAGADIIKVGVGPGAMCTTRMMTGVGRPQFSAVLECAAAARELGRHVWADGGVRHPRDVALALAAGAANVMIGSWLAGTYESPGDLYTDSDGRRYKENFGMASARAVSARTADDSAFDRARKAVFEEGISTAKMYLDPARPGVEDVIDEIVAGVRSACTYAGAKTLDEFHTRALIGVQSTAGYTEGMPMPTSW from the coding sequence ATGCGGTTCCTGTCCGGTGCGCAGCCAGCGCACGATCTGACCTACAGCGACGTCTTCATGGCGCCGAGCCGCTCCGAGGTCGGCTCGCGCATGGAGGTGGACCTGTCCACCGCCGACGGGACCGGGTGCACCATCCCGATCGTGGTGGCGAACATGACCGCGATCGCGGGGCGGCGCATGGCCGAGACGGTGTCGCGCCGCGGCGGCCTGGCGGTGATCCCGCAGGACATCCCGAGTGCCGTGGTGACCGAGGTGATCGGCTGGGTGAAGCAGCGGCACCTGGTGCACGACACGGCCATCACGCTGCGCCCGCACGAGACCGTCGGCGACGCCATCCACCTGCTGCCCAAGCGGGCGCACGGCGCGGTGGTGGTCGTCGACGAGCAGGGCCGTCCGGTGGGCCTGGTGGTCGAGTCCGACACCATGGGGGTGGACCGGTTCTCGCAGGTGCGCGACGTGATGTCGACCGAGCTGCTGACGGTGCCCGCCACGGCCAGCCCGCGGGAGGCGTTCGACATCCTGAACCAGGCCCGGCGCAAGGTCGCCCCGGTGGTGGACCACGAGGGGCGGCTGGCCGGGATCACGACCCGGCAGGGGGCGCTGCGGGCGACGCTGTACACCCCGGCGCTGGACGAGAAGGGGCGGCTGCGGGTCGCGGCCGCGATCGGCATCAACGGCGACGTCGCCGGCAAGGCCGCCGAACTGCTGGCGGGCGGGGTGGACGTGCTCGTCGTGGACACCGCGCACGGCCACCAGGAACGCATGATCAACGCGCTGCGCGCGGTGCGCTCGGTGGATCCGCAGATTCCGATCGTGGCGGGCAACGTGGTGACCGCGGAGGGGGTGCGCGACCTGGTGGACGCGGGCGCCGACATCATCAAGGTCGGAGTGGGCCCCGGCGCGATGTGCACCACGCGCATGATGACCGGGGTGGGGCGGCCCCAGTTCTCGGCGGTGCTGGAGTGCGCAGCGGCCGCCCGCGAGCTGGGCCGGCACGTGTGGGCCGACGGCGGCGTACGCCATCCCCGGGATGTGGCCCTGGCCCTGGCCGCGGGCGCGGCGAACGTCATGATCGGGTCGTGGCTGGCGGGCACCTACGAGTCGCCCGGCGACCTCTACACCGACTCGGACGGGCGGCGCTACAAGGAGAACTTCGGCATGGCGTCGGCGCGGGCGGTCAGCGCGCGCACGGCGGACGACTCGGCGTTCGACCGGGCCCGCAAGGCCGTCTTCGAGGAGGGCATCTCCACCGCCAAGATGTACCTGGACCCGGCTCGCCCCGGGGTGGAGGACGTCATCGACGAGATCGTCGCCGGCGTCCGCAGCGCCTGCACCTACGCCGGCGCCAAAACCCTCGACGAGTTCCACACCCGAGCCCTGATCGGCGTCCAATCCACCGCCGGCTACACCGAAGGCATGCCCATGCCCACCTCCTGGTGA